The Malus domestica chromosome 13, GDT2T_hap1 genome includes a window with the following:
- the LOC114820654 gene encoding D-galacturonate reductase-like, producing the protein MTPIIVPEVTLISCDMTMPVIGMGTSPYPKVDPETAIAAILEAIRAGYRHFDTAFVYGSERDLGGAIAEALRLGLVKSRSELFITTKLSASFAERDLVVPAINMSLRNLQLEYVDMYIIHWPFKLGKVVSSMPVEKGVLLPLDIKSVWEGMEECKRLGLARGIGVSNFTSEMLEDLLSIAKIPPALNQLEMNPLWQLKELREFCKAKGIHVTAYSPLGSTPSRFGDNKVLGSKVLQDMAKAKGKTTAQIALRWVYQQGVSLVTKSSNKERMNQNLDIFSWSLTEEELDKISRLPQHKTITFASIMGPHDVVLRIDAGL; encoded by the exons ATGACGCCAATTATAGTTCCTGAAGTAACGTTGATCTCCTGTGACATGACGATGCCAGTGATCGGCATGGGGACTTCACCGTACCCTAAAGTCGACCCTGAAACAGCCATAGCTGCAATTCTTGAAGCAATCAGAGCGGGCTACCGCCACTTCGACACCGCCTTTGTTTATGGGTCAGAGCGAGATCTGGGGGGAGCCATAGCTGAAGCACTGCGTCTTGGACTTGTCAAGTCCAGGAGTGAGCTCTTCATCACCACCAAGCTTTCTGCCAGCTTTGCTGAAAGAGACCTTGTAGTGCCTGCCATCAACATGAGTTTAAG GAATCTGCAATTGGAGTACGTGGACATGTACATAATACATTGGCCCTTCAAACTGGGGAAAGTGGTGAGCTCTATGCCAGTAGAAAAGGGAGTGCTGCTACCCTTAGATATCAAGTCAGTTTGGGAAGGCATGGAAGAATGCAAGAGACTGGGCCTTGCGAGGGGCATTGGCGTCAGTAACTTCACTTCCGAGATGCTTGAAGACCTCCTTTCCATCGCCAAAATCCCTCCCGCCCTCAACCAA TTGGAGATGAACCCACTTTGGCAGCTGAAGGAACTGAGGGAGTTCTGTAAGGCGAAGGGCATTCATGTGACGGCCTACTCTCCGTTAGGGTCAACCCCGTCTAGATTTGGAGACAACAAAGTCTTAGGCTCAAAAGTTCTCCAGGACATGGCCAAAGCCAAAGGAAAAACAACTGCTCAG ATAGCGTTGAGATGGGTGTACCAGCAGGGGGTGAGCTTGGTAACAAAGAGTTCCAACAAGGAAAGAATGAATCAGAACCTTGACATCTTCAGTTGGTCCTTGACTGAGGAGGAATTAGACAAGATTAGTCGTCTTCCTCAACACAAAACAATCACCTTCGCCTCAATTATGGGACCGCATGATGTTGTGCTCCGGATTGATGCTGGATTATGA
- the LOC103423719 gene encoding serine/threonine-protein kinase BRI1-like 2, translating into MKLVSSMENFNPAQFFLHLSAVLVLVGLHLVPVSTADQQVTPSIKTDAVSLLNFKKMINKDPNGVLSGWKLGTSPCSWYGVTCSLNRATQLDLTSCSLVGTISFEPLASLDMLSVLNLPSNKFSVNATSLLQLPYALKQLDLSFNALFGVLPEGVSSKCPNLVSVNLAFNNLTGPPPKDLLLHSDKLQTLDISYNNLTGSISGLIIEKYSCPSLLQLDLSGNRITGSIPMSLANCTSLKTMSLSTNNVTGEIPRSFGQLRSLQRLDLSHNQITGWIPPELGNACGSLAELKLSFNNITGPIPASFSSCSLLEALDLSNNNLTGPLPDSIFQNLTSLQSLVLRNNIITGSLPGSISACRSLQVIDLSSNKISGVIPPDICPGASSLEELRMPDNLIVGEIPAQLSQCSQLKTIDFSLNYLNGSIPAELGKLENLQQLIAWYNGLEGKIPPDLGKCKNLKDIILNNNHLSGEIPVELFSCSNLEWISLTSNKLSGEVPREFGLLTRLAVLQLGNNSLSGKIPGELGNCSSLVWLDLNSNKLTGEIPPRLGRQIGAKALSGILSGNTLVFVRNVGNSCKGVGGLLEFAGIRPERLQQDPTLRTCDFARLYSGPVLSLFTKYQTLEYLDLSYNQLRGKIPEEMGDMIALQVLELSHNQLSGEIPASLGQLKDLGVFDASHNRLQGHIPDSLENLSFLVQIDLSNNELTGEIPSRGQLSTLPATQYANNPGLCGVPLPDCQSSNDQPDTTPSDQDEGKRSRRPSVASWANSIVVGVLISLASVCVLVVWAIAMRTRRKEAKEVKMLNRLQASHAAWKIDKEKEPLSINVATFQRQLRKLKFSQLIEATNGFSADSLIGCGGFGEVFKATLKDGSSVAIKKLIRLSCQGDREFMAEMETLGKIKHRNLVPLLGYCKIGEERLLVYEFMEYGSLEEMLHGRTKTRDRRMLTWEERKKIARGAAKGLCFLHHNCIPHIIHRDMKSSNVLLDSELEARVSDFGMARLISALDTHLSVSTLAGTPGYVPPEYYQSFRCTAKGDVYSFGVVLLELVTGKRPTDKDDFGDTNLVGWAKMKVREGKQMEVIDQELLSVTKGTDEAEAEEVKEMVRYLEVTLQCVDDFPSKRPNMLQVVAMLRELISGSACGSSNSA; encoded by the coding sequence ATGAAACttgtttcatcaatggagaacTTCAATCCAGCTCagttttttcttcatctttctgCAGTACTTGTATTGGTAGGACTTCACCTTGTTCCTGTTTCCACAGCTGACCAACAAGTCACTCCATCGATCAAAACCGACGCAGTTTCTCTTCTCAACTTCAAAAAGATGATTAACAAGGACCCGAATGGTGTGTTGTCCGGTTGGAAGCTCGGCACCAGTCCATGCAGCTGGTATGGAGTTACATGCTCCTTGAACCGGGCAACTCAGCTCGATCTTACCAGTTGTTCTCTTGTTGGTACAATCTCTTTTGAACCCTTGGCCTCTCTAGACATGCTTTCTGTCTTAAATCTGCCTTCCAATAAATTCAGTGTAAACGCTACCTCTTTGCTTCAACTCCCATATGCTTTGAAACAACTCGATTTATCGTTCAACGCACTTTTCGGTGTTCTTCCTGAGGGTGTTTCCTCAAAATGTCCAAATCTTGTCTCTGTGAATCTTGCTTTTAACAACTTAACCGGCCCTCCACCCAAAGATCTCTTGTTGCATTCCGACAAACTTCAAACTCTCGACATCTCTTACAACAATCTAACCGGGTCAATTTCTGGTCTGATAATTGAGAAATATTCTTGCCCTTCTTTGTTGCAGCTTGATTTGTCAGGAAACCGTATAACGGGTTCCATTCCTATGTCCTTGGCAAACTGCACCAGTCTCAAAACTATGAGTTTATCGACCAACAACGTGACAGGCGAAATCCCAAGATCGTTCGGGCAACTCCGCAGTCTACAGAGATTGGATCTTTCTCACAATCAGATAACCGGTTGGATACCTCCTGAATTAGGAAATGCATGCGGTTCGCTTGCCGAACTCAAGCTTTCGTTTAACAACATTACTGGCCCAATTCCAGCCTCTTTCTCCTCGTGTTCTTTGCTGGAGGCTCTCGATCTCTCCAACAACAACTTAACAGGCCCCCTGCCAGATTCTATCTTTCAGAACCTCACCTCCTTACAGAGCTTGGTGCTGAGGAATAACATCATCACTGGATCACTTCCGGGCTCCATATCAGCTTGCAGGAGCCTACAGGTTATAGACTTGAGCTCTAATAAAATATCTGGCGTCATCCCACCAGATATATGTCCCGGGGCCTCCTCACTTGAGGAGCTGAGAATGCCGGACAACCTCATTGTAGGCGAAATTCCTGCTCAACTATCACAATGTTCTCAGCTGAAGACGATCGATTTTAGTTTGAACTATCTCAACGGCTCAATTCCAGCTGAGCTTGGGAAGCTGGAGAATTTGCAGCAGCTAATAGCATGGTACAATGGCTTAGAGGGGAAAATCCCACCAGACTTGGGAAAGTGCAAGAATCTCAAGGATATTATTCTCAACAATAACCATCTGAGTGGTGAAATCCCAGTTGAATTGTTCAGCTGCAGCAATCTTGAATGGATATCACTCACAAGCAATAAACTCAGTGGTGAAGTCCCAAGGGAATTTGGCCTTTTGACACGACTGGCGGTTCTACAACTTGGGAACAATAGCTTGAGTGGCAAGATACCAGGAGAGCTTGGAAATTGCAGCAGTTTGGTTTGGTTGGATTTGAACAGCAACAAACTCACCGGAGAGATCCCACCTCGACTTGGGAGGCAGATCGGGGCCAAAGCACTGAGTGGAATTCTCTCCGGCAATACTTTGGTGTTTGTACGGAATGTGGGGAACTCTTGTAAAGGAGTGGGAGGCTTATTAGAGTTTGCGGGAATCCGACCTGAAAGGCTTCAACAGGACCCAACATTGAGGACTTGTGATTTCGCCAGATTGTACTCTGGCCCTGTCCTGAGTCTCTTTACAAAATACCAAACACTGGAGTATCTTGATCTATCTTACAATCAGCTTCGCGGGAAAATCCCGGAAGAAATGGGGGACATGATTGCATTGCAAGTTCTTGAGTTATCCCACAACCAGTTATCAGGTGAGATTCCTGCATCACTTGGCCAGCTCAAAGATTTAGGGGTGTTTGATGCATCACACAACAGACTGCAGGGTCACATCCCTGATTCATTGGAGAACCTATCTTTCTTGGTGCAAATTGATTTGTCCAACAATGAATTAACTGGCGAAATTCCCTCGAGGGGTCAGCTGAGTACGCTTCCTGCTACCCAGTATGCTAACAACCCTGGACTCTGTGGAGTCCCATTGCCTGATTGCCAGAGCAGCAATGACCAACCAGACACCACTCCAAGCGATCAGGATGAAGGCAAACGAAGCCGAAGGCCATCAGTTGCTTCATGGGCTAACAGCATTGTTGTGGGGGTTCTGATTTCTCTTGCTTCTGTCTGTGTTCTGGTTGTGTGGGCAATTGCAATGCGGACGAGGCGAAAGGAAGCGAAGGAGGTGAAGATGCTTAATCGCTTGCAAGCATCCCATGCGGCATGGAAGATTGACAAAGAGAAAGAACCCTTGAGTATTAATGTTGCCACTTTCCAAAGACAGTTGAGGAAGCTCAAGTTCTCCCAACTCATTGAGGCAACCAATGGCTTCTCGGCAGATAGTCTTATAGGGTGTGGAGGTTTTGGGGAAGTGTTCAAGGCAACGCTGAAAGATGGATCAAGTGTTGCAATCAAGAAACTTATACGGCTGAGCTGCCAAGGTGACCGTGAATTCATGGCCGAGATGGAAACTCTGGGGAAGATCAAGCATAGGAATCTCGTGCCTTTATTGGGTTATTGTAAAATTGGTGAAGAGAGGCTGCTAGTATATGAATTCATGGAGTACGGAAGCCTCGAAGAAATGCTCCATGGAAGAACAAAGACGCGTGACAGGCGGATGCTAACATGggaggaaagaaaaaagattgcAAGAGGTGCAGCGAAAGGACTGTGTTTCCTCCACCACAATTGCATCCCTCACATCATACACAGAGACATGAAGTCAAGCAATGTATTGTTGGACAGTGAATTGGAAGCAAGAGTTTCTGATTTCGGAATGGCAAGGCTCATAAGCGCTCTTGACACACACTTGAGTGTAAGCACTCTTGCAGGCACTCCTGGTTATGTTCCACCAGAATACTACCAGAGTTTCCGCTGCACTGCCAAGGGTGACGTCTACTCATTTGGGGTTGTGCTCTTGGAGCTTGTGACCGGAAAACGCCCAACAGACAAGGATGATTTCGGGGACACTAACTTGGTCGGATGGGCGAAGATGAAGGTGAGAGAAGGGAAACAGATGGAAGTGATAGACCAAGAGTTACTTTCGGTAACTAAAGGAACTGatgaagcagaagcagaagaagTGAAAGAGATGGTGAGGTATTTAGAGGTGACACTTCAATGTGTTGACGACTTCCCATCAAAGAGGCCTAACATGTTGCAGGTGGTGGCCATGCTGAGAGAGCTGATATCTGGATCAGCATGTGGAAGTAGTAATAGCGcttga
- the LOC103451514 gene encoding protein SHOOT GRAVITROPISM 5-like (The RefSeq protein has 7 substitutions, 1 non-frameshifting indel compared to this genomic sequence), translated as MFRNTNNNNTAASSSAPPSSSSHENGGATHKRKRRPAGTPDPDAEVVSLSPKTLLESDRYVCEICNQGFQRDQNLQMHRRRHKVPWKLLKREIAEDQVIKKRVFVCPEPSCLHHDPCHALGDLVGIKKHFRRKHSNHKQWVCGKCSKGYAVQSDYKAHLKTCGTRGHSCDCGRVFSRVESFIEHQDTCTVRHVVRPELQAALQPAACSSRTASSTSPSSDTNFSISNNMAAPVVLAGLPVRPNPTHHHDQRDGMNPYISCDRQQQQQQQRVHKNMLELQLLPSSKAHTSSPPNLDKRHATNLKLSIGSPSSDQLDNEKNESGKYNSSHIIRTSSSPGDENESALGGVGPASDVARLKEFASEELKLAVAEKSYAEDARREAKRQIEMAEIEFANAKRIRQQAQAEVEKAQLLKEQATKRISSAILQITCQACKQRFHIASAASAAAGGGALGGVGPSDETSLAMSYMSSATTEGEGDHDHTT; from the exons ATGTTCGGtaacaccaacaacaacaacaccgCGGCCTCTTCTTCCGCTCCTCCGTCTTCTTCCTCCCATGAAAATGGCGGAGCCACCCACAAACGAAAAAGAAGACCTACAGGCACACCag ATCCGGATGCAGAAGTGGTGTCTCTGTCCCCCAAGACCCTACTCGAATCGGACCGGTACGTGTGCGAGATCTGCAACCAGGGATTTCAGAGAGACCAGAATCTGCAGATGCACAGGAGGCGCCACAAGGTGCCGTGGAAGCTGCTGAAGCGAGAGATAGCGGAAGATCAGGTGATCAAGAAGCGGGTGTTCGTGTGCCCGGAGCCCAGCTGCCTCCACCACGACCCCTGCCACGCCCTCGGCGATCTCGTCGGAATCAAAAAACACTTTAGAAGAAAACATAGCAACCACAAGCAGTGGGTCTGCGGCAAATGCTCCAAAGGCTACGCCGTTCAGTCCGATTACAAAGCACATCTCAAAACCTGCGGCACCAGAGGACATTCCTGTGACTGTGGCCGGGTATTTTCAag AGTGGAAAGTTTCATAGAGCACCAAGACACTTGCACAGTACGACACGTCGTCCGGCCGGAGTTACAGGCAGCGTTACAGCCGGCGGCCTGCTCGTCGCGAACCGCATCGAGTACCAGCCCCTCCAGTGACACCAATTTCAGCATTAGTAACAATGTGGCAGCTCCAGTAGTATTGGCTGGACTCCCGGTGCGACCAAACCCAACTCACCATCACGATCAGCGTGACGGTATGAATCCTTATAATTCTTGCAACcgccagcagcagcagcagcaacaacaacgAGTGCATAAAAATATATTGGAACTTCAGCTCCTTCCGTCGTCAAAAGCGCATACTTCTTCCCCGCCAAATTTAGACAAACGTCACGCAACTAATCTGAAGCTCTCGATTGGATCCCCGTCAAGTGATCAGCTTGACAACGAAAAGAATGAATCAGGCAAGTATAATTCATCACATATAATAAGAACAAGCAACTCTCCAGGTGATGAGAATGAATCGGCTCTTGGAGGAGTTGGGCCCGCATCGGATGTGGCCAGGTTGAAAGAGTTTGCGAGTGAGGAGCTGAAGTTGGCCGTGGCTGAAAAGTCTTACGCCGAAGACGCCCGGCGAGAAGCCAAACGGCAGATAGAGATGGCGGAGATCGAGTTCGCGAACGCCAAGAGGATCAGGCAGCAAGCGCAGGCTGAGGTGGAGAAGGCTCAGTTGCTCAAAGAGCAGGCAACTAAGAGAATCAGCTCCGCCATTTTGCAAATCACTTGTCAAGCTTGCAAGCAACGTTTTCACATTGCCTCTGCTGCTTCTGCCGCCGCAGGAGGAGGAGCACTGGGAGGAGTGGGACCCTCTGATGAGACATCCCTAGCTATGAGTTACATGTCCTCCGCCACAACCGAAGGAGAAGGAGATCATGATCACACCACATAA
- the LOC103451513 gene encoding protein BASIC PENTACYSTEINE2-like → MDDDALNMRNWGYYEPSFKGHLSLQLMSSMAERDTKPFVPGRDPTVMVSANGAYHPRDCVVSDAQLPMNYMRESWVNQRDKFLNMMPANPNYGAVLPETSGAHSLQILQPPEPSRDERVGRIEEPVVPKEVGTSKKRQGGGAPKAPKVKKPRKAKDSTNPSVPRVKPAKKSLDVVINGINMDISGIPIPICSCTGAPQQCYRWGCGGWQSACCTTNVSMYPLPMSTKRRGARIAGRKMSQGAFKKVLEKLAAEGYNFANPIDLRFHWAKHGTNKFVTLR, encoded by the coding sequence atggatgatgatgcattgAACATGCGCAATTGGGGCTACTATGAGCCATCTTTTAAGGGTCATCTTAGCTTGCAGCTCATGTCAAGCATGGCAGAGCGCGACACTAAACCATTTGTCCCTGGGCGTGACCCTACAGTCATGGTTAGCGCCAACGGAGCCTATCACCCTCGGGATTGTGTTGTATCAGATGCTCAGCTTCCAATGAACTATATGAGGGAGAGTTGGGTAAACCAGAGAGATAAGTTTCTCAATATGATGCCTGCCAATCCTAACTATGGGGCTGTTCTTCCAGAAACTTCAGGTGCCCATTCCTTGCAGATCTTACAGCCACCGGAACCATCAAGGGATGAGAGGGTGGGTAGGATCGAAGAGCCAGTTGTCCCTAAGGAAGTTGGCACATCCAAGAAAAGACAGGGTGGGGGTGCaccaaaagccccaaaagtgAAAAAGCCCAGGAAGGCAAAGGATAGTACCAATCCTTCAGTTCCTCGTGTGAAGCCAGCAAAGAAGAGTTTGGATGTTGTGATTAACGGGATTAATATGGATATCTCTGGAATTCCAATTCCCATCTGCTCATGCACTGGAGCTCCACAACAGTGTTATAGGTGGGGGTGTGGTGGTTGGCAATCTGCTTGTTGCACCACAAATGTATCTATGTATCCTCTGCCAATGAGCACTAAGCGACGCGGGGCAAGAATAGCTGGAAGAAAAATGAGTCAGGGTGCTTTCAAGAAGGTGTTGGAGAAGCTTGCAGCTGAAGGTTATAATTTTGCTAACCCAATTGATCTTAGGTTTCATTGGGCAAAACATGGTACCAACAAGTTCGTCACTCTCAGGTAG